In one Pseudomonadota bacterium genomic region, the following are encoded:
- a CDS encoding ribose-phosphate pyrophosphokinase — protein MPTSAEPKLISGNANMTLAKAVARRVGMSRGQNLGLVDARVERFNDGEIFTEVFENVRGEDMFIIQPTSRPANDNLMELLIIADALRRSSAQRITAVIPYFGYARQDRRTKARTPISAKLVANMMVESGIERILTMDLHAAQIQGFFDIPVDNLYASPIFALDIKNHFGSIEDVMVVSPDVGGVARARELAQRIGAPLSIVDKRREKAGEVAEMTVIGDVTGKKCVIVDDICDTAGTLCKAAEVLLDHGATEVHAYISHGVLSGPAVERITNSVMKTLVVTDTIEATKSVRDCKNIRIVPTAPIFAQAILNIWNGTSVSSLFDPSTLGPIYEGLYHWE, from the coding sequence ATGCCGACCTCCGCGGAACCCAAACTCATTTCCGGAAATGCAAACATGACCCTCGCCAAGGCCGTCGCGCGCCGGGTGGGGATGAGCCGGGGGCAGAACCTCGGGCTCGTGGATGCGCGGGTGGAGCGCTTCAACGACGGCGAGATCTTCACCGAGGTGTTCGAGAACGTGCGCGGCGAGGACATGTTCATCATCCAGCCCACCTCGCGGCCGGCCAATGACAACCTGATGGAGCTGCTCATCATCGCCGATGCGCTGCGTCGCTCCTCCGCGCAGAGGATCACGGCCGTCATTCCCTATTTCGGCTATGCGCGGCAGGACCGGCGCACCAAGGCGCGCACCCCCATTTCCGCCAAGCTCGTGGCGAACATGATGGTCGAGTCAGGCATCGAACGGATCCTCACGATGGATTTGCACGCCGCGCAGATCCAGGGCTTCTTCGACATCCCGGTGGACAACCTCTACGCCTCGCCGATCTTCGCGCTCGACATCAAGAACCACTTCGGCTCCATCGAGGATGTGATGGTGGTGAGCCCCGATGTGGGCGGGGTGGCGCGCGCGCGGGAGCTGGCGCAGCGCATCGGCGCGCCGCTATCCATCGTGGACAAGCGCCGGGAGAAGGCCGGCGAGGTGGCGGAGATGACCGTCATCGGCGACGTGACCGGCAAGAAATGCGTGATCGTCGACGATATCTGTGACACCGCCGGCACGCTGTGCAAGGCGGCGGAGGTGCTGCTCGATCACGGGGCCACCGAGGTCCATGCCTACATCTCCCACGGTGTGCTCTCGGGCCCGGCAGTGGAGCGGATCACCAATTCGGTCATGAAGACGCTCGTGGTCACCGACACGATCGAGGCGACCAAATCCGTACGCGACTGCAAGAACATCCGCATCGTGCCCACGGCCCCGATCTTCGCCCAGGCGATCCTCAATATCTGGAACGGGACATCCGTGAGTTCGCTCTTCGATCCCTCGACGCTCGGCCCGATCTACGAAGGGCTCTATCACTGGGAGTGA
- the groL gene encoding chaperonin GroEL (60 kDa chaperone family; promotes refolding of misfolded polypeptides especially under stressful conditions; forms two stacked rings of heptamers to form a barrel-shaped 14mer; ends can be capped by GroES; misfolded proteins enter the barrel where they are refolded when GroES binds): MAAKDVKFDTTARDKMLKGVNVLADAVKVTLGPKGRNVVLDKSFGAPRITKDGVSVAKEIELEDKFENMGAQMVKEVAQRTNDEAGDGTTTATVLAQAIVKEGMKSVAAGMNPMDLKRGIDMATVKVVEAIKAAAREVSDSAEVAQVGTISANGEKEIGQQIADAMQKVGNDGVITVEENKGLETETDVVEGMQFDRGYLSPYFVTNPDKMTTELEDAIILLHEKKLSSLQPMVPLLESVIQSGKPLLIIAEDVEGEALATLVVNKLRGGLKIAAVKAPGFGDRRKAMLQDIAILTGGQVISEDLGMKLENVTMDMLGSAKRVSITKDETTIVDGAGEKAEIEARVSQIRQQIEETTSDYDREKLQERVAKLAGGVAVIRVGGMTEVEVKERKDRVDDALNATRAAVQEGVVVGGGVALVQGGKALEGLTGENSDQNVGISIVRKALEAPLRQIAENAGVDGAVVAGKIRESSDLAFGFNAQTEEYGDMFKFGVIDPAKVVRTALQDAASIAGLLITTEAMVADKPQKEGAGGAGGGMPDMGGMGGMM, encoded by the coding sequence ATGGCAGCTAAAGACGTCAAATTTGACACCACCGCACGCGACAAGATGCTCAAGGGCGTCAACGTCCTCGCCGACGCGGTGAAAGTGACGCTGGGCCCCAAGGGCCGCAACGTCGTTCTCGACAAATCCTTCGGCGCCCCGCGCATCACCAAAGATGGTGTGTCCGTGGCCAAGGAAATCGAGCTCGAGGACAAGTTCGAGAACATGGGCGCGCAAATGGTCAAGGAAGTGGCCCAGCGCACCAATGACGAAGCCGGTGACGGCACGACGACCGCCACGGTCCTCGCGCAGGCCATCGTCAAGGAAGGCATGAAGTCGGTCGCGGCGGGCATGAACCCGATGGACCTCAAGCGCGGCATTGACATGGCGACCGTGAAGGTCGTGGAGGCCATCAAAGCCGCCGCACGCGAGGTCTCCGATTCCGCAGAGGTCGCACAGGTCGGCACCATCTCCGCCAACGGCGAGAAGGAAATCGGCCAGCAGATCGCGGACGCGATGCAGAAGGTCGGCAATGACGGCGTCATCACCGTCGAAGAGAACAAGGGCCTCGAGACCGAGACCGATGTTGTCGAAGGCATGCAGTTCGACCGCGGCTACCTCTCCCCGTACTTCGTCACGAACCCCGACAAGATGACGACGGAGCTCGAGGACGCGATCATTCTGCTCCACGAAAAGAAGCTTTCCTCGCTGCAGCCGATGGTGCCGCTGCTTGAATCCGTGATCCAGTCCGGCAAGCCGCTCCTCATCATCGCCGAGGACGTGGAAGGCGAAGCGCTCGCAACGCTCGTCGTCAACAAGCTCCGCGGCGGCCTCAAGATCGCAGCCGTCAAGGCACCGGGCTTCGGCGACCGCCGCAAGGCCATGCTGCAGGACATCGCGATCCTCACGGGCGGCCAGGTCATCTCCGAGGATCTCGGCATGAAGCTCGAGAACGTGACGATGGACATGCTGGGCTCCGCCAAGCGCGTCTCCATCACGAAGGACGAGACTACCATCGTCGACGGTGCGGGCGAGAAGGCCGAGATCGAGGCACGCGTCTCCCAGATCCGTCAGCAGATCGAAGAGACCACCTCCGACTACGATCGCGAGAAGCTCCAGGAGCGCGTCGCGAAGCTCGCAGGCGGCGTGGCTGTCATCCGCGTGGGCGGCATGACCGAGGTCGAAGTGAAAGAGCGCAAGGACCGTGTGGACGATGCTCTGAACGCGACCCGCGCAGCCGTGCAGGAAGGCGTGGTCGTCGGTGGCGGCGTGGCGCTTGTCCAGGGTGGCAAGGCGCTCGAAGGCCTCACCGGTGAGAACAGCGACCAGAACGTCGGTATCTCCATCGTGCGCAAGGCGCTTGAGGCACCGCTCCGCCAGATCGCGGAAAACGCCGGTGTCGACGGCGCTGTCGTCGCAGGCAAGATCCGCGAGTCGAGCGATCTCGCCTTCGGCTTCAACGCACAGACCGAAGAGTATGGCGACATGTTCAAGTTCGGCGTGATCGACCCCGCGAAGGTCGTCCGCACCGCACTGCAGGACGCCGCCTCCATCGCAGGCCTCCTCATCACGACGGAAGCCATGGTCGCCGACAAGCCGCAGAAAGAAGGCGCCGGTGGCGCTGGCGGCGGCATGCCCGACATGGGCGGCATGGGCGGCATGATGTAA
- a CDS encoding H-type lectin domain-containing protein gives MKRLRNHLIGVDQGEHVLFSHFEEDGPMWSGKGPRVVKTPVTFAEPFRAPPSVQVALSMWDMDNAANSRADMRAEAVTVSGFELIFRTWGDTRVARVRANWTAIGELRQADEWDLY, from the coding sequence ATGAAACGACTGCGCAATCACTTGATCGGTGTGGATCAGGGCGAACACGTCCTGTTTTCGCATTTCGAGGAAGACGGTCCGATGTGGTCGGGCAAGGGGCCGCGCGTCGTGAAGACGCCGGTGACCTTCGCCGAGCCGTTCCGCGCGCCTCCCAGCGTTCAGGTGGCGCTGAGCATGTGGGACATGGATAACGCGGCGAATTCCCGCGCCGATATGCGGGCCGAGGCGGTCACGGTGTCCGGCTTTGAGCTGATCTTCCGCACCTGGGGTGACACGCGCGTGGCGCGCGTCCGGGCCAATTGGACGGCCATCGGCGAACTGCGCCAAGCCGATGAATGGGATCTCTACTGA
- a CDS encoding bifunctional riboflavin kinase/FAD synthetase — protein sequence MERLSTLTDIPEAARGASVAIGNFDGVHLGHQSVIDLARRDGMPLGILTFEPHPRHYFADLAGKDLPAFRLMGPDAKANRMEKLGVDFVYEVPFDAALAALTPEAFVEDIIVTGVGARHVVVGADFRFGKARAGTAETLKSLAAGHGVDVTVAPMVEAASTRVSSTNIRTALAEGRPRDAATMLGHWHRLVGPVIHGDARGRTLGYPTANMALGALHQPAFGVYAVLVDVLDGPHASSYHGASSIGVRPMFGENAANCETHIFDFKGDLYGAMISVGLVEHLRGEQKFESVDALVAQMGADCGRARTILEAL from the coding sequence ATGGAGCGGCTGAGCACCCTGACCGATATTCCCGAGGCCGCGCGCGGTGCCTCTGTCGCCATCGGCAACTTCGACGGCGTCCATCTCGGCCATCAATCGGTGATCGATCTCGCGCGGCGGGACGGCATGCCCCTCGGCATCCTCACCTTCGAGCCCCACCCACGCCACTACTTCGCCGACCTCGCCGGCAAGGACCTCCCCGCCTTTCGTCTGATGGGCCCGGATGCCAAGGCGAACCGGATGGAAAAGCTGGGCGTCGATTTCGTCTACGAGGTGCCGTTCGACGCGGCACTCGCCGCGCTGACGCCCGAGGCCTTCGTGGAAGACATCATCGTCACGGGCGTGGGTGCGCGGCACGTCGTGGTTGGCGCGGATTTCCGCTTTGGCAAGGCGCGCGCGGGCACGGCGGAGACGCTCAAATCCCTCGCAGCCGGTCATGGCGTCGACGTGACCGTCGCGCCCATGGTCGAAGCCGCTTCCACGCGCGTGAGCTCCACCAATATCCGCACCGCCCTCGCCGAAGGGCGTCCGCGCGACGCGGCCACAATGCTTGGCCACTGGCATCGCCTCGTGGGGCCAGTGATCCACGGCGATGCGCGGGGCCGCACGCTGGGCTATCCCACCGCCAACATGGCGCTCGGCGCGCTTCACCAGCCCGCCTTCGGGGTCTACGCCGTCCTCGTGGACGTCCTCGACGGGCCCCATGCCAGCAGCTACCACGGCGCGTCCTCCATCGGTGTGCGCCCGATGTTTGGAGAGAACGCCGCGAATTGCGAAACCCACATCTTCGACTTCAAGGGCGATCTCTACGGCGCGATGATCTCGGTGGGCCTCGTGGAGCATCTGCGCGGCGAACAAAAATTCGAATCCGTCGATGCCCTCGTCGCGCAGATGGGCGCGGATTGCGGCCGTGCGCGCACCATCCTGGAGGCGCTCTGA
- a CDS encoding DUF2161 family putative PD-(D/E)XK-type phosphodiesterase translates to MMREADLYPPVKAFLEAQGYVVKGEVGAADVVGLRGAEPPVIVELKTSFSLALFHQALERLTVSDHVYIAVPRPKGKRALRDNLRLCRRLGLGLLTVRGDGLVEAHADPGPYAQRKNAKKAARLLREFARLEGDPNAGGATRHGIVTGYRQDALKCAAYLATSGAEKGAIIARATGVAKATTIMRDNHYGWFARVEKGVYDLTDAGRTGLADWGDALG, encoded by the coding sequence ATGATGCGCGAAGCCGATCTCTACCCACCCGTGAAGGCCTTCCTCGAAGCGCAGGGCTACGTGGTGAAGGGCGAGGTGGGCGCCGCCGATGTCGTCGGTCTCCGCGGCGCCGAGCCACCGGTGATCGTGGAACTCAAGACCTCCTTTTCGCTCGCGCTCTTTCATCAGGCGCTCGAGCGGCTCACGGTGAGCGATCATGTTTACATCGCCGTGCCGCGGCCCAAGGGAAAGCGGGCGCTCCGGGACAACTTGCGGCTCTGCCGCCGGCTTGGGCTCGGGCTCCTCACGGTGCGCGGCGATGGCCTCGTGGAAGCCCATGCCGATCCCGGCCCCTACGCGCAACGCAAGAACGCGAAGAAAGCTGCGCGCCTCCTGCGCGAATTCGCGCGGCTCGAGGGCGATCCCAATGCCGGCGGAGCGACGCGGCACGGCATCGTGACGGGTTACCGGCAGGACGCGCTCAAATGCGCCGCGTATCTGGCCACATCCGGCGCTGAGAAGGGCGCGATCATCGCGCGGGCAACGGGCGTGGCGAAGGCCACGACCATCATGCGCGACAATCATTACGGCTGGTTCGCGCGCGTGGAAAAGGGCGTCTACGACCTCACCGACGCGGGAAGGACCGGGCTTGCGGACTGGGGCGATGCCCTTGGCTGA
- a CDS encoding YcgN family cysteine cluster protein, whose amino-acid sequence MRERFWERVPLDKMTDAEWEALCDGCGKCCLNKLEDPDTGEVALTRVACRLLDGESCRCAQYPIRHHFVPECIRMTPATIAMHSYWLPTSCAYKRLHEGKRLPAWHPLLTGDPESVHEAGASVRGWTVPEFEVPEEDWEDYVVGES is encoded by the coding sequence ATGCGCGAGAGGTTCTGGGAGCGCGTCCCGCTCGACAAGATGACCGATGCGGAATGGGAGGCGCTCTGCGACGGCTGCGGCAAGTGCTGCCTCAACAAGCTCGAAGACCCCGATACCGGCGAGGTCGCACTTACGCGCGTCGCCTGCCGCCTCCTCGACGGGGAAAGCTGCCGCTGCGCGCAATACCCGATCCGGCATCACTTCGTGCCGGAGTGTATTCGCATGACGCCCGCCACGATCGCGATGCACAGTTACTGGCTCCCCACATCCTGCGCCTACAAGCGCCTTCATGAGGGCAAGCGGCTTCCCGCATGGCACCCGCTCCTCACCGGCGATCCCGAGAGCGTACACGAGGCCGGCGCCTCCGTGCGGGGCTGGACGGTGCCGGAGTTCGAGGTGCCCGAGGAGGACTGGGAAGACTATGTCGTGGGCGAGAGCTGA
- the groES gene encoding co-chaperone GroES, with protein sequence MAFTPLHDRVLVERVESEEKTAGGLIIPDSAKEKPAEGLVVAVGAGAKDDDGDRIAMDVKEGDRILFGKWSGTEVTVDGKELLIMKESDILGIITDAAAAKAA encoded by the coding sequence ATGGCATTCACACCGCTTCATGACCGCGTTCTCGTCGAGCGCGTCGAAAGTGAAGAAAAGACCGCCGGCGGTCTTATCATCCCCGACAGCGCAAAAGAAAAGCCCGCCGAGGGCCTCGTTGTCGCCGTGGGCGCAGGCGCCAAGGACGACGATGGCGACCGCATCGCCATGGACGTCAAGGAAGGCGACCGCATCCTCTTCGGCAAATGGTCCGGCACGGAAGTGACCGTCGATGGCAAGGAACTGCTCATCATGAAAGAGAGCGATATCCTCGGCATCATCACGGACGCCGCCGCAGCGAAAGCCGCCTGA
- a CDS encoding TIGR01459 family HAD-type hydrolase, with protein sequence MLRLIDHLSDVSDQYDALFVDLWGCVHNGLEPFPAAVKALQAYRASGGIVILVTNAPRHRASVALQLEKIGVAEDCYDDIATSGDSARAAMFTGAVGARVYFMGQRHDEAFFDPLALIEDPVEITRVPLSEAEGIVCCGPFDPHADPSESRADLLYAKQKGMKLLCANPDIVVDRGAEREWCAGKLAEMYTEMGGTSLYFGKPHPPIYDLARLRLGARRSGIETSRILAIGDGIHTDIKGALGEDIDSLFITGGLAAEETGTDQQPTPEKLDAFVAQTGIAPTYAIGFLR encoded by the coding sequence ATCTTGCGCCTCATCGACCATCTCAGCGACGTGTCAGACCAGTACGATGCGCTCTTCGTCGATCTCTGGGGGTGCGTGCATAACGGGCTCGAGCCCTTCCCCGCCGCGGTGAAAGCGCTGCAGGCCTACCGCGCCTCGGGCGGCATCGTGATCCTCGTGACCAACGCGCCCCGCCATCGCGCATCGGTGGCCCTGCAGCTCGAGAAGATCGGCGTGGCCGAGGATTGCTACGACGATATCGCCACGTCCGGAGACTCGGCGCGCGCCGCCATGTTCACCGGTGCCGTGGGCGCGCGGGTCTACTTCATGGGCCAGCGCCACGACGAGGCGTTCTTCGATCCGCTGGCCCTCATCGAGGACCCGGTGGAGATCACCCGCGTCCCGCTCTCGGAGGCGGAAGGGATCGTCTGCTGCGGGCCCTTCGATCCGCACGCGGACCCGTCCGAGAGCCGCGCCGACCTGCTCTATGCCAAGCAAAAGGGCATGAAGCTCCTCTGCGCCAATCCCGATATCGTCGTGGACCGCGGCGCGGAGCGGGAATGGTGCGCCGGCAAGCTCGCGGAGATGTATACCGAGATGGGCGGCACCTCGCTCTATTTCGGCAAGCCCCACCCCCCGATCTACGACCTCGCGCGGTTGCGTCTTGGGGCGCGGCGCTCGGGCATCGAGACGAGCCGCATCCTCGCGATCGGCGATGGCATCCACACCGACATTAAGGGCGCGTTGGGAGAGGACATCGACAGCCTCTTCATCACCGGAGGCCTCGCGGCGGAGGAGACGGGGACGGATCAACAGCCCACCCCCGAAAAGCTCGACGCCTTCGTCGCACAAACCGGGATCGCGCCGACCTATGCCATCGGCTTCCTGCGCTGA
- a CDS encoding beta-eliminating lyase-related protein yields MHFASDNTGPAHPRILQAVMEASEGYAMPYGDDPWEARAKDMIRETFEAPEAEVFFVATGTAANSMVMGALCPPWGTIFCHETAHVLIDESHGPTFYAGGAAFAPVAGENGKMTPAGLAAALAKYAPGNIHTPARGPVTLTNVTEVGSVYTLAEIDALVAVSEGQPVHLDGARFANACASLGCTAAEMTWKRGLHAVTFGGTKNGCMSVEAVIFFQAGHAEAFERQRMRGGHLFSKHRLLSAQMAAYLEDNLWRDLGGRANAACRHLREALGAHVEVLHQPAANMMFVTFPRALHRKLHAAGAEFYSFADEHEGPDDEPIVARLVCDWSATPENAERFADLLKAG; encoded by the coding sequence ATGCATTTCGCCTCCGACAATACCGGGCCGGCCCATCCCCGGATCCTCCAGGCGGTCATGGAGGCATCCGAGGGATATGCGATGCCCTATGGCGACGATCCCTGGGAGGCCCGCGCCAAGGATATGATCCGCGAGACCTTCGAGGCGCCGGAGGCGGAAGTCTTCTTCGTCGCCACGGGCACGGCGGCCAACTCCATGGTCATGGGGGCCCTCTGCCCGCCCTGGGGCACGATCTTTTGCCACGAGACGGCCCATGTCCTGATCGACGAGAGCCACGGGCCCACCTTTTATGCTGGCGGTGCTGCGTTCGCGCCCGTGGCGGGGGAGAACGGCAAGATGACCCCCGCGGGCCTCGCCGCGGCGCTTGCGAAATACGCGCCGGGCAACATCCACACGCCCGCCCGCGGCCCGGTGACGCTCACCAACGTCACCGAGGTCGGCAGCGTTTATACGCTGGCGGAGATCGATGCGCTCGTGGCCGTTTCCGAGGGCCAGCCGGTCCATCTCGACGGGGCGCGCTTCGCCAATGCCTGCGCGTCGCTCGGCTGTACCGCAGCGGAGATGACCTGGAAACGAGGGCTCCACGCGGTCACCTTCGGGGGCACCAAGAATGGCTGCATGAGCGTGGAGGCGGTGATCTTCTTCCAGGCAGGACACGCCGAGGCCTTCGAGCGGCAGCGGATGCGTGGCGGGCATCTCTTTTCCAAGCATCGCCTGCTTTCGGCGCAGATGGCAGCCTACCTCGAAGATAATCTCTGGCGTGACCTCGGCGGGCGTGCGAACGCGGCCTGTCGTCATCTGCGCGAGGCGCTCGGGGCCCACGTGGAGGTGCTCCACCAGCCCGCCGCCAACATGATGTTCGTCACGTTCCCACGCGCGCTCCACCGGAAGCTCCACGCCGCGGGCGCCGAGTTCTACTCCTTCGCCGACGAGCATGAGGGGCCCGACGATGAGCCCATCGTGGCCCGCCTCGTCTGCGACTGGTCGGCCACCCCCGAAAACGCAGAGCGCTTCGCGGACCTCCTCAAAGCCGGGTAA
- a CDS encoding alpha/beta hydrolase — MIHCALAHGGVLAPVARALGGGLAFDLPGHGKGPAWETARDYQEQCVALAVDAMDAPGPVFGHSFGGTVALRLAVERPDLVTALTLVEPVFFAALRVHDSAAYAAHGAAFAPVVEAHESGDYHLMAERFTSMWGGAPWDGLPQRFKDMLARQMPLIIAQGDGIDADSGDVFAPGRLEALRCPVTLIRGLETQPSVAAIHAVLARLTGAEDHVIAGAGHMSPITHPAEVAALTRL; from the coding sequence ATGATCCATTGCGCGTTGGCCCATGGCGGCGTCCTCGCGCCCGTGGCGCGCGCGCTTGGTGGCGGGCTGGCATTCGATCTGCCCGGGCACGGCAAGGGCCCCGCATGGGAGACCGCCCGCGACTACCAGGAGCAGTGCGTTGCCTTGGCCGTGGACGCGATGGACGCGCCGGGCCCCGTCTTCGGCCATTCCTTCGGCGGAACGGTCGCGCTGCGCCTCGCGGTGGAGCGGCCCGACCTCGTGACCGCGCTCACACTCGTGGAGCCTGTCTTCTTTGCGGCCCTGCGCGTGCATGACAGCGCGGCCTACGCCGCCCACGGGGCGGCCTTCGCTCCGGTCGTGGAGGCCCACGAGTCCGGGGACTATCATCTGATGGCGGAGCGCTTCACCTCCATGTGGGGCGGCGCGCCATGGGACGGTTTGCCTCAGCGCTTCAAGGACATGCTGGCCCGGCAGATGCCGCTCATCATTGCCCAGGGAGACGGGATCGACGCCGATTCCGGCGATGTCTTCGCGCCGGGGCGGCTGGAGGCGCTTCGCTGCCCCGTGACACTCATCCGGGGCTTGGAGACACAACCCTCCGTGGCCGCGATCCACGCGGTGCTCGCGCGCCTTACGGGTGCGGAGGACCATGTCATCGCGGGAGCCGGGCACATGTCGCCCATCACGCACCCCGCGGAGGTGGCTGCGCTTACCCGGCTTTGA
- a CDS encoding MaoC family dehydratase yields MQDNFPRGTIVIEDLEIGMTRHVSKVVTEEDIQMFAQVSTDHNPVHLDDDYAQDTIFEGRIAHGMLTAGLISAVIGEQLPGHGTVYLGQTLKFLAPVRPGDLVRAEVEVTAIDYAKRRVTMDTHCAVGGKKVLKGEAVVLAPSRKFD; encoded by the coding sequence TTGCAGGATAATTTTCCCCGCGGGACGATCGTCATCGAGGACCTCGAGATCGGCATGACCCGCCACGTCTCGAAGGTCGTCACCGAGGAAGACATCCAGATGTTCGCGCAGGTCTCGACAGACCACAATCCCGTCCATCTCGATGACGATTACGCGCAGGACACGATTTTCGAGGGGCGCATCGCCCATGGCATGCTGACCGCCGGTCTGATCAGCGCGGTCATCGGCGAGCAGCTTCCGGGCCATGGCACCGTCTATCTCGGGCAGACGCTCAAGTTCCTCGCGCCGGTGCGTCCGGGCGATCTTGTCCGGGCCGAGGTGGAGGTCACGGCCATCGATTATGCGAAGCGCCGCGTGACGATGGACACGCATTGCGCCGTGGGCGGCAAGAAGGTCCTGAAAGGTGAGGCCGTCGTGCTCGCGCCCTCCCGCAAGTTCGACTGA
- a CDS encoding 2-hydroxychromene-2-carboxylate isomerase encodes MAHIDYYFSTISPYTYLAGTRMEAVAEKHGASVTYKPLDIVTLFSRTGGTAPKDRHPARQEYRAQELVRQAEKLGIAFNLKPAHWPTNPAPSSYAFIAAEQAGGDLGALVHAFCRACWAEEKDIAEDAVIRGCLEAAGFDPALADSGLLAGAEAYTQNLEDAVNAGAFGAPFYITDDGARFWGQDRIEDLDRHLSK; translated from the coding sequence ATGGCGCATATCGACTACTATTTTTCCACCATCTCTCCCTACACGTATCTCGCGGGGACGCGGATGGAGGCCGTGGCGGAAAAGCACGGCGCGTCAGTAACCTACAAGCCGCTCGACATCGTGACGCTCTTCTCTCGTACCGGAGGCACAGCCCCGAAGGATCGCCATCCTGCCCGCCAGGAATACCGCGCCCAGGAGCTTGTCCGGCAGGCCGAAAAGCTCGGGATAGCGTTCAATCTGAAGCCCGCCCACTGGCCCACAAACCCGGCGCCGTCCTCCTACGCGTTCATCGCCGCGGAACAGGCGGGTGGGGACCTCGGCGCGCTCGTCCACGCCTTCTGCCGCGCCTGCTGGGCCGAGGAGAAAGACATCGCCGAGGACGCCGTCATCCGGGGCTGCCTTGAGGCGGCGGGCTTTGATCCTGCCCTGGCCGATAGCGGGCTCCTCGCCGGGGCGGAGGCCTATACCCAGAACCTCGAGGATGCGGTCAACGCGGGCGCCTTCGGTGCGCCCTTCTACATCACGGACGATGGTGCCCGCTTCTGGGGGCAGGACCGGATCGAAGACCTCGATCGCCACCTGTCGAAGTGA
- a CDS encoding manganese-dependent inorganic pyrophosphatase — protein sequence MTIKVFGHKSPDTDSTGSPIIWSWYLNQVKGEAAEPVLLGEPNTEAAFMLERWGLEKPAIIEEVAAETPVVIVDTNNPAELPSGINDTDIRAIIDHHKLVGGLETKGPIDIRIEPVACTATIMWKMIGKDLAQAPEAVKGAMLSCILSDTLEFRSPTTTQEDKAIAYSLAEDLGVDIAAYAAEMFEAKSDVSAFSDAELLRMDSKEYEVAGTKFRVSVLETTAPKMVLDRKASLMESMGEVASEDGVDQVLLFVVDILNEEATMLIPNALTKTVAEKSFGATVEGDSVVLPGVMSRKKQIIPNLAL from the coding sequence ATGACCATCAAAGTCTTCGGCCACAAATCTCCAGACACCGACTCGACAGGCAGCCCCATCATCTGGTCGTGGTACCTGAACCAGGTAAAGGGCGAGGCAGCCGAGCCGGTGCTCCTCGGCGAGCCCAACACGGAAGCCGCCTTCATGCTCGAGCGCTGGGGCCTCGAGAAGCCTGCCATCATCGAAGAGGTCGCAGCGGAGACACCGGTGGTGATCGTGGACACCAACAATCCCGCAGAACTGCCCTCGGGCATCAACGACACCGATATCCGTGCGATCATCGATCACCACAAGCTCGTGGGTGGCCTCGAAACGAAAGGCCCCATCGACATCCGGATCGAGCCAGTGGCCTGCACCGCCACGATCATGTGGAAGATGATCGGCAAGGATCTGGCACAGGCTCCCGAAGCCGTGAAGGGCGCCATGCTTTCCTGCATCCTCTCGGACACGCTCGAATTCCGCTCGCCCACCACCACCCAGGAAGACAAGGCCATCGCCTACAGCCTCGCCGAGGATCTGGGTGTCGACATCGCCGCCTACGCGGCCGAGATGTTCGAGGCGAAGTCTGACGTGAGCGCGTTTTCCGATGCGGAGCTCCTGCGCATGGATTCCAAGGAATACGAGGTCGCAGGGACGAAATTCCGCGTCTCCGTGCTCGAGACCACCGCCCCCAAGATGGTGCTCGATCGCAAGGCCTCGCTCATGGAAAGCATGGGCGAGGTCGCCTCCGAGGACGGCGTCGACCAGGTCTTGCTCTTCGTCGTCGACATCCTCAACGAGGAAGCCACGATGCTCATCCCCAACGCACTGACAAAGACCGTGGCGGAGAAAAGCTTCGGCGCGACGGTGGAAGGAGACAGCGTGGTGCTCCCGGGCGTGATGAGCCGCAAGAAGCAGATCATCCCGAACCTCGCCCTCTGA